One Silene latifolia isolate original U9 population chromosome 4, ASM4854445v1, whole genome shotgun sequence DNA segment encodes these proteins:
- the LOC141651646 gene encoding uncharacterized protein LOC141651646 has protein sequence MDAFENLLREWTNEFKNVEKHDVRTGMTGNQPNCGPPSLLKRVAVKFYRLEMREGNLFLETVLILGPSVFVLTGYSSAMEVFCGRCGECGHNPFSCMATSESVLAYRKIRQGGSSLELYADNVQVEHNLKAAIHTQHLEQEAGADFFRKLLEKCESMCLEDDPVNAISLRSGRTYDGPEHTPESLNTEAGITAKQNDEELLKGKEKEEDPLPMVKVPYPSRLRDTKTERQFSKFADMVRNIQVTIPFAELITQIPPYAKFMKDIITRKREFGETTTVAFMEESSSLISGKSPPKLKDPGSFSISCVIGDVVINRALCDLGASVSVMPYSIFSKLKLGHLKMTNITLQMADRSVRRPLGILEDVPVKVGKFFIPVDFFVLDIAEDTRTQIILGRPFLCTAGAIIDVKLGRLTLEVGDDVITFSLPETLSRPMIEDTYDEDDVEEPLELLRIEIELSDVHRTVENLAHTLCSVEVKVPERKALPSHLKYAFLDDTEQFPVIVSAKLDDEQLTALLTVLKRNRKAMGYSLDDLKGVSPDVCMYRIELEDDHKPCRQGQRKLNPKMEEVVTAEVMKLLDADHAVLKHLLNKKEAKPRLLRWILLLQEFDLEIKDKKEQKNVWVEAIATPNCDAQTVIKLFRKIIFPRFGVPRVVISDRGMHFREQQLTALLSKYGVKHRRGLGYHPQTSGQVEVSNRELKEILSKVVSKSRKDWSDKLEDTLWAYRMAFKTPIGASPYRLVYGKSCHLPVELDHKAWWAIRQLNYDTDLCGEKRLLQLDALEEFQLNAYDSSRIYKEKTKRWHDKRIVPRE, from the exons atggatgcctttgaaaaccttCTGAGGGAATGGACGAATGAGTTTAAAAACGTTGAGAAACACGAT GTACGAACCGGAATGACTGGAAATCAGCCTAATTGTGGTCCTCCAAGCTTACTTAAGAGAGTCGCCGTGAAATTTTACCGTCTTGAGATGCGTGAAG ggaatttattcctCGAGACAGTTCTTATTCTTGGCCCAAGTGTTTTTGTGCTTACAGGTTATAGTTCAGCCATGGAGGTATTTTGTGGAAGATGTGGTGAATGCGGACACAATCCCTTTTCATGTATGGCTACGTCCGAAAGCGTTCTAGCCTATCGGAAGATTAGGCAAGGAGGCTCTTCCCTCGAGCTTTATGCTGACAATGTTCAGGTCGAGCACAACCTAAAGGCCGCCATTCACACGCAACATCTTGAGCAGGAAGCTGGTGCAGATTTCTTCCGTAAACTGCTCGAAAAGTGTGAGTCAATGTGTTTAGAGGACGACCCGGTCAATGCAATAAGTTTGAGGAGTGGTCGCACTTATGACGGACCAGAACATACTCCAGAAAGTTTAAACACCGAGGCAGGGATCACTGCAAAGCAAAATGACGAAGAATTGCtaaaag gtaaagagaaagaagaggaccCACTTCCTATGGTTAAGGTCCCTTACCCGAGTCGATTACGCGACACAAAGACGGAGAGACAATTCAGCAAATTCGCCGATATGGTAAGAAACATTCAGGTAACTATTCCTTTTGCTGAGTTAATTACCCAAATACCTCcttacgcaaaatttatgaaagatattattACGCGTAAGAGGGAATTTGGGGAAACAACTACTGTCGctttcatggaagagtctagtagtcTAATTTCAGGAAAGTCTCCCCCTAAActgaaggacccgggtagtttctctatttctTGTGTTATAGGAGATGTGGTGATAAATAGGGCGCTGTGTGACCTTGGagctagtgtcagtgtcatgccctattctatCTTTTCTAAGCTTAAATTGGGTCACCTAAAAATGACCAATATCACCCTACAGATGGCCGACAGATCTGTTAGACGACCCTTAggtatcttagaggatgtgcccgtTAAGGTGGGCAAATTCTTTATCCCAGTGGACTTTTTTGTATTAGATATTGCTGAGGATACCCGTACCCAGATTATTCTGGGTAGACCGTTTTTGTGTACGGCTGGAGCCATTATCGACGTCAAACTCGGACGGTTGACcctagaggtaggggatgatgtGATTACGTTTAGTCTGCCCGAGACCTTGTCTAGAccgatgatagaggatactt atgacgaggatgatgtcgAGGAGCCGCTTGAATTACTACGGATCGAGATAGAGCTGTCCGACGTTCACCGAACAGTAGAGAACTTGGCACACACTTTGTGCTCAGTCGAGGTAAAGGTCCCCGAGCGTAAAGCTCTTCCCTCTCACCTTAAGTATGCCTTTCTTGATGATACTGAGCAGTTCCCAGTGATTGTGAGCGCTAAGCTCGACGACGAACAATTAACTGCTTTATTGACTGTTCTCAAAAGAAATAGGAAGGCGATGGGATATTCGTTGGATGACCTTAAGGGCGTCAGCCCTGATGTCTGCATGTATAGGATTGAGTTAGAGgatgatcacaaaccttgcagacagggtcagcgaaaGCTGAATCCGAAGATGGAGGAAGTTGTGACGGCTGAGGTTATGAAACTACTCGACGCAG ATCATGCAGTGCTGAAACACCTTCTGAACAAGAAGGAGGCTAAGCCCAGAttgctgagatggatactccttttaCAGGAGTTTGACTtggagattaaggataagaaggaGCAAAAAAATGTC tgggtggaggcaattgccactcccaaTTGTGATGCCCAGACCGTGATTAAGCTGTTTCGTAAGATTATTtttccccgttttggtgtccctagggtcgtcattagcgaTAGGGGTATGCATTTTAGAGAACAACAGTTGACTGCTTTGCTGTCTAAATATGGTGTCAAACACCgcagaggtttggggtatcaccctCAGACTAGCGGACAGGTCGAagtctctaatagggaactaaaagagattttgaGTAAAGTAGTGTCTAAATCGCGGAAAGACTGGAGTGATAAACTAGAGGACACGTTGTGGGCTTATAGAATGGCTTTTAAGACACCAATCGGTGCTTCACCGTATCGTTTAGTGTATGGAAAGTCTTGTCATCTTCCTGTTGAGCTAGATCATAAAGCTTGGTGGGCTATCCGCCAGCTTAATTATGAtactgacttgtgtggtgagaagcgtttattgcagctagatgcgCTGGAGGAGTTTCAGCTGAACGCTTATGATAGTTCCCGAATCTATAAGGAGAAGACTAAGCGTTGGCACGATAAGAGGATTGTACCCCGCgagtag